A single region of the Solanum stenotomum isolate F172 unplaced genomic scaffold, ASM1918654v1 scaffold37471, whole genome shotgun sequence genome encodes:
- the LOC125852613 gene encoding uncharacterized protein LOC125852613, which yields MHTPRLQNEFADALATISTMIKHPDQNYIDPLEIDLKEQPAHCSHVEAEPDEKPWYYDIKKYPETGIYSEDATSNQKKAIRRLANNFFPSGEILYRRTPDLGLLKCVDSMEATRLLDEVHAGVCGPHMNGLLWQKRSFELVIFG from the coding sequence ATGCACACTCCAAGGTTGCAAAATGAATTtgccgatgctcttgccactATCTCCACTATGATCAAGCATCCAGATCAGAATTACATCGATCCTTTGGAGATAGATTTAAAGGAACAACCCGCTCATTGTTCGCATGTCGAAGCGGAACCAGACGAAAAGCCTTGGTATTATGATATAAAGAAGTACCCGGAGACTGGAATTTATTCAGAAGATGCAACATCCAATCAAAAGAAGGCAATACGTCGATTGGCTAACAATTTCTTTCcaagtggggaaatcctttataggaggactccagatttgGGACTTCTCAAGTGCGTAGATTCCATGGAAGCTACAAGACTTCTTGATGAGGTACATGCTGGAGTCTGTGGACCTCATATGAACGGGCTACTTTGGCAAAAAAGATCATTCGAGCtggttatttttggatga